Proteins encoded by one window of Cuniculiplasma divulgatum:
- the sepF gene encoding cell division protein SepF, whose product MDDTIEYLDLQDYRFDTSQEGGSLKSIKVVDVERADHVSRAAKLAYQKNIVIIDISNANKDPNNTNQIDVSIRKLVKDINGDFGKLGEFYYIITPSDVFLDKKKVRDDYI is encoded by the coding sequence ATGGACGATACTATAGAGTATCTCGATCTTCAGGACTACAGATTTGACACTTCTCAGGAAGGTGGAAGCCTGAAGTCTATAAAGGTGGTTGATGTAGAAAGAGCTGATCATGTATCAAGAGCAGCAAAACTTGCCTACCAGAAAAATATTGTAATCATTGATATAAGTAACGCAAATAAGGATCCAAATAACACAAATCAGATTGACGTATCCATAAGGAAGCTTGTAAAAGATATCAATGGTGATTTTGGAAAACTTGGCGAGTTCTATTACATAATAACGCCATCGGATGTATTCCTTGATAAGAAAAAGGTAAGGGACGATTACATCTAA
- a CDS encoding ABC transporter substrate-binding protein codes for MNKKKFVIAMVFSLLMLGSAFAISALASGGSQPVLTGNQSGPVLNSEPSTATSNTPWSMPTTTMQEPSYTNGTFKMGIDCNVNSLNPFQETTYCDAYVVEELYDGLFNTLPNGQVVPWLASNYSVAHVTANNQTYDLLTNKTENYSYVYTIHLRPYVQWTDWTPANASQTYTFSNVLHYYFNGNMTTHVFKSYKNTTMKKYYLQSGDVVQSFRMQQSCGDWPNVVSVVPNGNLSVKVYVSKPTLLLFTADFENNVLPYHIWIKHDFTSVDGLYNYTPGISSGNGWYDWNMGWNTATGRSPGSVGTGPFMVQNSYGMPEGAIIPSHVETMYVNPHYFVQYANKSSGLRQYTPKIYEINEPFFSSESSMIAAYQKGQIDTTSLAPTPNFLPQIQSTPGSYIYHKTSSQYGYLRLNTRVAPMNVTAFRQALNYATPTAYIASAISDGYAVLSSDPVNPGNTLYYNSSAPQYTLNMAKAKSLIKSIPGMVNVSGTLEYYGKPVSLTIQTTVGSVAPDNIEGIDATEKYWNELGITVNLKEEAFTTLISNIDGTISSNSNLYQIGDLGISTPIGDPALDCRDSLNPKYGIPTDSYVGPFSSMVFNGKTLNGTQVQDLFNNITAKMVNSNSLSSNVHEAKQLQSLMIQQATMVNLGYFVDLIPEQTNTFTNYSHTNPDAVYIYWYWQFFSLEKTKATAVKYPYHLTVSAALSSSTTQYDNETSTITFTVTNGTAPVSGATVLVGISATYGGIFNITSTTLTTNSNGVAQFKYEVKDLNTLLETTNSTGAVVHVSSEDVNITGIAELKGSTSVGPGNATVELTLMPNKPVSTANYTTDYIVAGVVVAVVVVAGAAFVVMRKPKIKS; via the coding sequence ATGAATAAAAAGAAGTTTGTCATAGCGATGGTCTTCTCGTTGCTCATGCTGGGTTCGGCTTTTGCCATATCCGCATTGGCATCTGGTGGATCACAGCCTGTTTTGACCGGTAACCAAAGTGGACCAGTTCTTAATAGTGAACCGAGCACTGCTACAAGCAATACTCCTTGGAGCATGCCAACAACTACAATGCAAGAACCAAGTTACACTAATGGGACATTCAAAATGGGTATAGATTGTAATGTGAATTCGTTGAATCCATTCCAGGAGACAACATATTGTGATGCTTATGTAGTGGAAGAACTTTATGATGGTTTATTTAACACCTTACCAAATGGCCAAGTTGTTCCATGGCTAGCATCTAACTATTCTGTAGCACACGTAACAGCAAACAACCAAACGTACGATTTATTGACTAACAAAACTGAAAATTACTCATATGTATATACAATACACCTAAGACCATATGTTCAGTGGACTGACTGGACTCCAGCAAATGCCTCACAAACGTATACATTCTCAAACGTACTTCATTACTACTTTAATGGAAACATGACAACTCACGTTTTTAAATCCTATAAAAACACAACAATGAAGAAATACTACCTGCAGTCAGGTGACGTAGTTCAATCCTTTAGAATGCAACAATCCTGTGGTGACTGGCCAAATGTTGTGAGTGTTGTACCAAACGGAAACCTAAGCGTTAAGGTGTACGTTTCAAAGCCAACTCTACTGTTATTCACAGCGGACTTTGAGAATAATGTACTACCATATCACATATGGATAAAACACGACTTCACATCTGTTGACGGTCTTTATAACTACACACCAGGAATATCCTCAGGAAATGGATGGTATGACTGGAATATGGGATGGAACACAGCCACTGGAAGATCACCAGGATCAGTTGGAACTGGGCCATTCATGGTACAGAACAGCTACGGCATGCCAGAAGGAGCCATAATACCAAGCCATGTCGAAACTATGTATGTCAACCCACACTACTTTGTACAGTATGCAAACAAGTCAAGTGGACTTAGACAGTACACTCCAAAGATATATGAAATAAATGAACCATTCTTTAGCTCAGAGTCCTCAATGATAGCTGCATATCAAAAAGGTCAAATTGACACAACTTCCCTGGCTCCAACTCCAAACTTCCTGCCACAGATCCAATCCACGCCTGGCTCGTACATATATCATAAAACATCAAGTCAATATGGTTATCTAAGGTTAAATACAAGAGTAGCGCCTATGAACGTAACTGCATTCAGACAAGCACTCAACTATGCCACGCCGACAGCATACATAGCAAGCGCAATTAGCGATGGTTATGCAGTTCTCTCATCTGACCCAGTAAACCCTGGGAACACATTGTATTACAACTCATCTGCACCTCAGTACACGCTAAATATGGCAAAAGCTAAAAGCCTCATAAAAAGCATACCTGGTATGGTCAACGTATCTGGAACTCTTGAATATTACGGAAAACCAGTTTCATTAACCATACAAACAACCGTTGGTTCTGTTGCGCCAGACAACATAGAAGGGATCGATGCCACAGAAAAATACTGGAACGAACTTGGTATAACAGTAAACTTAAAGGAAGAAGCATTTACAACACTCATATCAAACATTGACGGAACAATATCCTCTAACAGCAACCTATACCAAATAGGTGATCTAGGAATCAGTACTCCCATAGGAGATCCAGCTCTTGATTGTCGTGATTCGCTTAACCCCAAATATGGTATACCAACTGACAGCTATGTAGGTCCATTTTCTAGTATGGTATTTAACGGAAAGACACTGAATGGCACACAGGTGCAGGATCTGTTTAACAACATAACAGCAAAAATGGTCAACTCAAACTCACTTTCAAGTAATGTACACGAAGCTAAACAACTTCAGAGTTTGATGATACAACAGGCAACAATGGTTAACCTTGGTTACTTCGTCGATCTCATACCAGAACAAACAAACACATTCACTAACTATTCGCATACAAACCCTGATGCAGTATACATATACTGGTACTGGCAGTTCTTCTCATTAGAAAAGACAAAAGCAACAGCAGTAAAATACCCATATCACCTCACAGTCAGTGCTGCCTTAAGCTCTAGTACTACTCAGTACGATAATGAGACATCTACAATCACGTTTACTGTAACAAATGGGACCGCGCCAGTATCTGGTGCTACTGTTCTGGTTGGAATATCAGCTACATACGGAGGTATATTCAACATAACTTCAACAACACTAACCACAAATTCCAACGGAGTGGCGCAATTTAAATATGAAGTAAAAGATTTGAATACTCTCCTTGAAACCACAAATAGTACTGGAGCTGTGGTTCATGTTAGTTCAGAGGATGTAAACATAACTGGTATAGCAGAACTTAAAGGTTCGACATCAGTTGGACCTGGAAACGCTACAGTTGAGCTAACATTGATGCCTAATAAACCAGTAAGTACAGCGAATTACACAACAGACTACATCGTAGCTGGTGTAGTGGTTGCTGTTGTTGTGGTAGCTGGAGCAGCTTTTGTGGTAATGAGAAAACCAAAAATAAAATCTTAA
- a CDS encoding ABC transporter permease has product MNIYLLTRKIIQAFALVVIMTLIIFVVFRLMPGNPGLLLLKSANKTGTPLSTKQKDAILSTLGLQDGKFSLVDFETYLYQMFTFHWGKDFNSPGQYVYNEIANALPYTLVLIVSSALLSFAIGIPLGIVVSKMRGGKKEGVLLTTSLILNSIPYFILGVILFLYLAVYSSVLPLKSSVPLTYITHPSLSTFPILLYHIALPFSTLLIIESMGHMITMRAAMVSTLGEDHITTARAKGVPEKSILRKHAARIAVIPVTTRLALQLSFLISGSLIVAIIFNWPGMGPLLYHAVLNEDYPLSEASTFIISLLTIVAYSLIDYIHAWLDPRIKV; this is encoded by the coding sequence ATGAATATTTATCTATTAACTAGAAAAATCATACAGGCATTTGCTCTTGTAGTTATAATGACTCTTATAATATTTGTAGTCTTCAGACTTATGCCAGGAAACCCAGGTTTACTACTTCTAAAATCAGCAAATAAGACTGGGACACCTCTATCTACGAAGCAGAAGGATGCAATATTAAGTACTCTTGGTTTACAGGATGGCAAGTTTTCACTTGTGGATTTCGAAACTTATCTTTATCAAATGTTTACATTTCATTGGGGAAAGGATTTTAATTCGCCCGGTCAATATGTATATAACGAAATTGCAAATGCCCTGCCCTACACATTAGTTCTTATAGTCTCATCGGCTCTTCTATCCTTTGCAATTGGGATACCTCTGGGAATAGTAGTATCAAAAATGAGAGGGGGAAAAAAAGAGGGAGTGTTGTTGACAACTAGCTTGATATTAAATTCAATTCCATATTTCATTCTGGGGGTCATATTGTTTCTTTATCTGGCAGTTTATTCGAGCGTACTACCTCTGAAATCAAGTGTTCCACTTACATACATCACACACCCATCGCTTAGCACTTTTCCGATATTGTTGTATCATATCGCTCTCCCATTTAGTACATTATTGATCATAGAATCAATGGGCCATATGATTACCATGAGGGCGGCGATGGTATCGACACTTGGAGAAGATCATATAACAACTGCAAGGGCGAAAGGAGTTCCTGAAAAATCCATATTAAGAAAACATGCTGCTAGAATAGCTGTTATACCAGTTACGACAAGGTTGGCCTTACAGTTATCATTTTTAATTAGTGGGTCCTTAATCGTTGCTATTATTTTTAACTGGCCAGGCATGGGTCCATTACTTTATCATGCAGTTTTGAATGAAGATTACCCTCTCAGCGAAGCCTCCACTTTCATCATCTCTCTTTTAACCATAGTAGCATACTCACTGATTGACTATATACACGCATGGCTCGATCCAAGAATTAAAGTATGA
- a CDS encoding ABC transporter permease, whose product MEKTDEKRRRKYEPSVYWRRLYRQFKVFYKSTYGKVGFYILLAFAVITLVTPFVVEHPNYTYIAPEVDTHVASEIVQTHLTNISKGNSGVELYSPMSTTLQNEGTSAIYLGTSNGDIYCYGLGATKDSKLGNYNLIYNSHLKGKEKMLQPTMFSLINCAEEITGYAGPGLFQRFVALPIANGSNGNVVIGTIAFQTAGLNKPSFTEMTSFTYNGTIVGNITSDSIAFTGTVSTSIPSCNYANDSLNPSGQVYLLSKNATGDYLYRYQISPGAILGIEKLSMKNPEGISFYGSSFSASRFDKNALILIWNNTSINAYSASNGGLVWSKVVGNTYNARVGPVIPKFYQVSYAANNSAYYLVGSSVDSINLLTGLNQTVRNTGVDLVGLSTTPGHSGLPSDIIATSSLNAYVLTYNSTGSVKTKVVALPVNSGIFSKTATYDSVADSLILVSSKGSILSFNLNFGTKYPFSWSAGLSPVPTSTSVVQYFKDATTGVGAIAVTASNDYIYLYSSTAKECTPIPPMAKLPSGSNLILGSTQYGNDVWARFMESFGNDWIFGISIGFFTIIISLAVAMYVGYKGGFGGEAVETLSLALFLVPSLALLIALSSVINSANFITLILIVSLTGWPFAAFTLIGVVRGVSARSFVEASKLFGSKGGSIMRRHIMPNIGPLLLYLLALSIGGGIGAVSGLEFLGLAPLTTATWGGMLNAAYTDYFVVITQPQWILPPAIALTMFIFSLIFVSRGMDEVVNPRLRRR is encoded by the coding sequence ATGGAAAAAACTGATGAAAAGAGGAGGAGGAAATATGAACCCTCTGTATACTGGAGAAGACTTTATAGGCAGTTCAAGGTCTTCTACAAAAGTACTTACGGTAAGGTAGGATTCTATATATTGCTGGCGTTTGCAGTAATAACCTTGGTAACGCCATTCGTAGTTGAGCACCCTAACTATACATACATCGCACCTGAAGTCGATACTCACGTTGCAAGTGAAATAGTGCAGACTCACCTCACAAACATATCAAAAGGGAACTCTGGAGTGGAGTTATATTCCCCCATGTCAACCACTCTTCAGAATGAGGGAACGTCAGCTATTTACCTTGGGACTTCAAATGGGGATATTTATTGCTATGGATTAGGGGCAACAAAAGACTCTAAATTAGGAAACTATAACTTAATTTATAACAGTCATTTGAAGGGAAAGGAAAAAATGCTCCAACCAACTATGTTTTCGCTCATAAACTGCGCTGAGGAAATTACTGGGTATGCGGGTCCCGGGTTATTTCAGAGGTTTGTCGCACTTCCAATTGCCAATGGGTCAAATGGAAATGTGGTTATAGGAACAATAGCATTTCAAACTGCGGGACTAAACAAGCCAAGTTTCACTGAGATGACTTCATTTACGTATAACGGAACAATTGTTGGAAATATAACATCTGATTCGATAGCATTTACTGGTACAGTATCTACAAGTATCCCATCTTGTAATTATGCCAACGACAGTCTTAACCCCAGTGGTCAGGTGTACTTGTTATCTAAAAATGCAACTGGGGATTATCTTTACAGGTATCAGATTTCACCGGGAGCAATTTTGGGAATAGAAAAATTAAGCATGAAAAACCCCGAAGGAATAAGCTTTTACGGGTCATCATTTTCCGCGAGTAGATTTGATAAAAATGCCCTAATACTAATTTGGAACAATACTTCCATAAATGCTTATTCTGCATCAAATGGAGGTTTAGTATGGAGTAAAGTAGTTGGAAATACATACAATGCAAGAGTTGGGCCTGTAATTCCAAAATTCTATCAGGTGAGTTATGCAGCAAACAACTCTGCATATTACCTCGTCGGAAGTTCTGTAGATAGTATAAATCTTCTCACTGGTTTGAATCAAACAGTAAGGAACACTGGTGTAGATCTTGTAGGTTTATCTACAACACCTGGACATTCAGGCTTGCCCAGTGATATCATTGCAACTTCAAGTCTAAATGCTTATGTATTGACCTATAACAGCACGGGATCTGTTAAAACCAAGGTTGTAGCTTTACCTGTAAATTCTGGTATATTCTCAAAAACAGCAACCTACGATAGCGTCGCTGATTCCCTTATACTCGTCTCTAGTAAAGGATCTATCCTGTCATTCAATTTAAACTTCGGAACAAAGTATCCATTCTCATGGAGTGCCGGTTTATCTCCAGTACCTACCAGCACCTCAGTAGTTCAGTATTTCAAGGATGCAACAACTGGAGTTGGGGCAATCGCAGTTACTGCTAGTAATGATTATATCTACCTGTATAGTTCAACCGCTAAGGAATGCACACCGATACCTCCAATGGCAAAATTACCTTCCGGATCAAATCTAATACTCGGGAGCACACAGTACGGTAATGATGTGTGGGCCAGATTCATGGAAAGTTTCGGAAACGATTGGATTTTCGGAATTTCAATTGGTTTCTTTACCATAATAATATCTCTAGCTGTCGCTATGTATGTTGGATATAAAGGAGGTTTCGGAGGAGAGGCCGTTGAAACATTATCACTTGCTCTGTTTCTAGTACCTAGCCTTGCCTTGCTAATTGCCTTATCTTCGGTTATCAACAGTGCAAACTTTATCACATTAATTCTTATAGTCAGTCTTACAGGTTGGCCATTTGCGGCATTCACACTCATAGGTGTGGTAAGAGGGGTTTCAGCAAGGTCATTCGTGGAGGCATCAAAACTCTTCGGTTCAAAGGGAGGCTCCATCATGAGGAGACATATAATGCCAAATATAGGACCGTTATTGCTCTATCTACTTGCATTGTCCATAGGAGGAGGAATTGGTGCAGTATCTGGTCTTGAGTTTCTGGGTCTTGCTCCATTAACTACTGCAACATGGGGAGGAATGCTAAATGCAGCATATACGGACTACTTTGTGGTTATAACACAACCACAGTGGATATTGCCACCAGCCATAGCACTCACGATGTTCATATTCTCACTCATATTTGTGTCAAGGGGAATGGACGAGGTAGTAAATCCAAGACTAAGGAGGAGGTAA
- a CDS encoding dipeptide ABC transporter ATP-binding protein — MLEEEITNSKTLIKIDNLSVHFRTFEGRVQALDGINLDLNEGEILGIIGESGSGKSTTALSLLGLLPDNAEITGSVVYLDKDIINSNDTVSDKKMRIKARRMLDQRLAEIRWKEISMIFQGAMNAFNPVHTIRNQIKEVFEIHNTFSDISNLTDEDFIDEGNLRARANEMALEDIKDKESAEFKIIENKIYEEMVEKLKNDLKTMPVKDKKRLLENNRMESSCRKAGFNPKFLDAYPHELSGGMKQRGIIAMALALNPKVVIADEPTTGLDVITQAKIIKELKGLKDSKIIRSMIVISHDVGVVSQLANYVAVMYAGRVMEYGEPKDIFVNPRNPYTYALMHSYPSIDATKQRIHGIPGSVPDLIDPPKGCYFASRCFMAEDICHKEKPPLKSLSNDHKSLCHFDQIDEKRYLSAQRYADELLPDPNAGNQPVLLEAKDLSKYFSVHSNLTTNLFGGANKPVVHAVDMVNLLIRKRVIIGVVGESGSGKTTLGKLLVNAIDPTSGKLIFKFDQVPSGAELENEEMPMDIDPQDEQAQEELKKLKERRNDIALMSKNSQRYSIYRKESQLIFQDPYDSINPKMSIFDIVAEPLVIQKKDLIKRRQRDVNDGNGTSENEFDLEKEVLSALDIANLRPPENYVERYPHELSGGERQRVSIARSITLNPSFLVADEPISMLDVSIRANIMNLLLDLKDKRDISVLYISHDIASARYVSDFIVVMYLGQIVEFGKSEETIRDPLHPYTKALISAVPSLNPDWVNKGLDIVGEIGSAINPPKGCRFYGRCVYHKDICKAEDPPLQQTGYRYYSCHFAQDELTREEVMEEVESGEEGEYMTE, encoded by the coding sequence ATGTTAGAAGAAGAAATTACGAATTCTAAAACACTTATAAAGATAGACAATTTGTCAGTTCATTTCCGAACGTTTGAAGGAAGAGTACAGGCCCTTGATGGAATCAACTTGGATCTCAATGAGGGAGAAATTCTCGGAATAATAGGGGAAAGTGGTTCTGGCAAATCTACTACAGCGCTATCTCTTCTTGGTCTGCTACCAGATAACGCTGAAATCACAGGTTCAGTGGTCTATCTAGATAAGGATATCATAAATTCCAACGACACGGTATCAGATAAAAAGATGAGGATAAAAGCTAGAAGAATGCTGGATCAGCGTCTTGCGGAAATAAGATGGAAAGAAATATCAATGATATTCCAGGGGGCTATGAATGCCTTTAATCCAGTTCATACCATAAGGAACCAGATCAAGGAGGTATTCGAAATCCACAACACATTTTCAGATATTTCCAATTTGACCGATGAAGACTTCATAGATGAAGGAAATCTAAGAGCAAGAGCTAATGAAATGGCTTTAGAAGATATAAAAGATAAGGAAAGTGCCGAATTTAAAATCATAGAAAATAAAATTTATGAAGAGATGGTAGAAAAGCTGAAAAATGATCTTAAAACCATGCCTGTAAAGGACAAGAAAAGACTTCTTGAGAATAACAGGATGGAGAGCAGTTGTAGGAAGGCTGGTTTCAACCCAAAGTTCCTTGATGCTTATCCACATGAATTGAGCGGTGGGATGAAGCAGAGGGGAATTATCGCAATGGCACTTGCTCTTAATCCAAAGGTAGTAATTGCTGATGAACCAACAACTGGTCTAGATGTTATCACTCAGGCAAAGATCATAAAAGAGCTAAAAGGACTGAAAGACAGTAAAATCATTAGGTCCATGATAGTTATTTCACATGACGTAGGTGTTGTTTCGCAACTGGCCAATTATGTTGCTGTTATGTACGCCGGGAGGGTAATGGAGTATGGGGAACCCAAGGATATATTCGTGAACCCAAGAAATCCATATACATACGCACTAATGCACAGTTACCCATCAATTGATGCAACGAAACAGAGAATACATGGTATTCCCGGTTCAGTTCCAGATCTAATTGATCCCCCAAAGGGATGTTATTTCGCAAGCAGATGTTTCATGGCGGAAGACATCTGTCACAAGGAAAAACCACCTCTAAAAAGCCTGAGCAATGACCATAAATCTTTATGTCATTTTGATCAGATAGATGAGAAAAGGTACCTGAGTGCGCAGAGATACGCTGATGAACTGTTGCCCGATCCTAATGCTGGTAACCAGCCTGTATTACTCGAGGCAAAGGATCTGAGTAAGTATTTTTCGGTTCATTCAAACCTAACAACAAATCTGTTTGGAGGTGCCAACAAACCAGTGGTACACGCTGTTGACATGGTAAATCTACTTATACGGAAAAGGGTAATTATAGGAGTTGTAGGTGAAAGTGGATCTGGAAAGACAACTCTTGGTAAGCTACTTGTAAACGCTATCGATCCAACCAGTGGTAAACTCATATTCAAGTTCGACCAGGTTCCAAGCGGAGCTGAGCTGGAAAATGAAGAAATGCCAATGGATATTGATCCTCAAGATGAGCAAGCTCAGGAAGAATTAAAGAAGCTAAAGGAAAGAAGAAATGATATAGCCTTGATGAGCAAGAACAGTCAGAGATATAGCATATACAGGAAGGAAAGTCAGTTAATCTTTCAGGATCCATATGATTCCATAAACCCTAAAATGTCAATCTTTGATATTGTAGCTGAGCCTCTTGTAATTCAGAAAAAAGATTTAATTAAAAGAAGGCAGCGGGATGTAAATGACGGAAATGGTACGTCTGAAAATGAGTTTGATCTTGAAAAAGAGGTTCTAAGTGCTCTAGATATCGCTAACCTAAGACCACCGGAGAATTATGTGGAGAGATACCCTCACGAACTTTCAGGTGGAGAGAGGCAGAGGGTTTCTATCGCCCGATCAATAACACTTAATCCATCATTCCTCGTGGCTGATGAACCTATTTCAATGCTTGATGTTTCCATAAGAGCAAACATAATGAATCTTTTACTGGATTTGAAGGATAAGAGGGATATATCTGTTCTTTACATCTCTCACGATATTGCATCTGCCAGATATGTTTCTGATTTCATAGTTGTTATGTACCTTGGACAAATTGTGGAATTTGGAAAATCCGAAGAGACTATCAGAGATCCGCTTCACCCATATACCAAAGCACTAATTTCAGCAGTGCCAAGTCTGAATCCAGATTGGGTGAATAAGGGACTTGACATAGTGGGAGAAATTGGAAGTGCGATTAATCCACCGAAGGGATGCAGGTTCTACGGAAGATGTGTATACCATAAGGATATATGCAAAGCAGAAGACCCACCACTGCAACAAACTGGATACAGATATTATAGCTGCCATTTTGCACAGGATGAACTGACAAGAGAGGAAGTAATGGAAGAAGTAGAGAGTGGAGAGGAAGGAGAATACATGACGGAGTAG
- a CDS encoding DUF3040 domain-containing protein — translation MEIPSPEEEIRRKEKIRTRFKLTVPPMVLLFILFLSGIVLLIAGALSIANVFPLILVMVGFVIIFFGAFYDFGANRYVNNMFQSKASLREKDVVQINREQLIMTVIFVGVGGLYILLGVALFYVIAFF, via the coding sequence ATGGAGATCCCATCACCAGAGGAGGAGATTAGAAGGAAAGAGAAGATACGAACAAGGTTTAAACTAACTGTTCCTCCAATGGTTCTTCTTTTTATTCTATTTCTATCCGGGATTGTGCTTCTTATTGCTGGTGCTTTATCCATAGCCAACGTATTTCCACTTATCCTCGTAATGGTGGGATTTGTAATTATTTTCTTTGGTGCATTTTATGATTTTGGTGCAAATAGATATGTTAATAATATGTTTCAGTCAAAAGCTTCATTGAGAGAAAAAGACGTAGTGCAGATTAACAGAGAGCAGCTAATAATGACAGTGATATTTGTCGGTGTTGGTGGATTATATATATTGCTTGGCGTAGCATTATTTTACGTTATTGCTTTTTTTTAA